CCTTGGGGCCGCTATCTGAGTCGCCGGATGATATTTCGTCGATTTCACGGAAAAGATCGAGGGTTTTTTTTGCTTCCGCGCGGTCGAGTCTTTCAATGGCGAATCCGGCGTGGATGATGAGATAGTCCCCGATTACCGCTTCGGGGACGAGGGCAAGATTGACGTCATACATCACATTGCCGGCGGAAACCCTCCCGGCATTATTCTTTTTTTCTATAAGCTTCATTGGTATTGCAAGACACATATCGTTACTCCCTTGTTATATTATTTGCGATGACCGCCTGTCCAAGTGATATTCCCCCGTCATTGCAGGGAACCCGGGAATGATTATAAACACGGAAGCCCCCCGCTTCAAGGACATCGAGGGTTTTTTGAAGCAGGTACATATTCATAAAACACCCGCCGCTTAAGGCAACGCGGCGGAGTCCGGTTTTTTCGGAAACGATGGTGCATATCCCGTACAAAAGTTCAACCAGGCCGTTATGAAAAGCGGCTGCTATCCCTGATACCGGTTTTTTATGTGCGATATCTTCCGCCACCCGTGTTATACACTCCCCCCATGAAAGAATAAAAAAACCGTTTTTTTCGACAATGGGAAAGGGGTAGGCCGGTGTGTCGCCGTTGCCGATCCGTTGTTCGAGTTCGACGGCGCCCTGTCCTTCGTAGCGGGCTAAAAGCCGTACGCCGGTGAGGGCCGCAATCCCGTCGAAAAGCCTGCCGCAGCTTGATGTCGGTAAACTGTTCACTCCTTCCTTTATCTGCCATAAGGCGATACCGATTTCCTGTTCCGGTATCGTCTTCCATGATGAAGGTAGATGGCCCAGGCATTCGTCACCGAAAACGGCATACAGGTATGAAAGAGCCATACGCCACGGGCGTTTTATTGCCGCTTCACCCCCCGGAAGGGGGATAGCTTCGAAAGACGCGACGCGTTCATATGCCTTTTCGTCTGCAACAAGCACTTCCCCGCCCCAGATCGTCTCATCGGCCCCGAAGCCGGTTCCGTCCAGGGCGATACCGATCACGTTACCGGTAATCTCATTATCCGCCATGCAGCTTGCGATATGGGCGTGATGGTGCTGGACTGCGATGCGGGGTATGCCGGTGAGGTAAGCGAATTCAAGCGGGGGGTTGCGGACAAATGCCGTACTTATATAAGAGGGGTGGAGGTCGTGCGCGACGATCCCGGGGGTGCAGTCGAACATTGCTTTCAGATGGCCGATGGCCTGAAGAAACGATGCGTATGTCCGGGTTTCTATGAGGTCACCGATATGATGGGAGATAATCGCCTGGTTCTCTTTTCCGAAGCATATGGTATTCTTCTGTTCCGCCCCGACGGCAAGAACATGGGGGTTGAAATACCCATTGATGCGGAGGGGGGTGGGTACGGCCCCTCTGGATCTGCGAAAGGGGTAGTCGTTTCCCCGCCACAGCCGGATAACCGAATCGTCACAGCGAATGAGGATATCACGGTTACCGGTAACAAAATAATCGGCAATATCGGAAAGCCGCAGGAACGCATCCTCGTTCGTATGGGCGATCGGCTCCTCGGATATATTTGCGGAGGTCATGACGAGGGGGGCGGAAAAATACCGGAAGAGAAGGTGATGTATCGGGGTATAGGGAAGCATGATACCGATCAGCCTGCTTGCGGGGGCGATCTGCCGGGCGAGACGCGTTCCGCTTTTTCTTTCAAGAAGGAGGATGGGCCGGTCCTGCTTCGACATTCTCATGCCTTCTTCCGGTGAAAGTACGGCGTACGCGGCTGTCTGTTCGAGATCGCTTACCATGACCGCGAACGGTTTATCCTGCCTGAATTTCCGTTTTCTGAGTTCGGTAACCGCCGCCTCATTTCCTGCATCGCAGGCAAGATGGTATCCCCCGATTCCCTTGATCGCAATGATCCGGCCTTCTTCGAGAAGTGAAGCGAGGTGAGAGAAAAATATTTCATAATCCTTTCCGCGGGAAGGTGAAAGAAGAACATGTCCGCAGTTGTCGGTGAGGGCAAGATGGGGCCCGCAGGCGTGGCATGCATTCGGCTGCGCGTGGAATCTCCTGTTTGAGGGATCCCGATATTCTGAGGCGCATTCGGGACACATCGTGAAGGGGGCCATGGTGGTTCGTGCACGGTCATAGGGAATGTCGGCGGTAATTGTATAGCGGGGGCCGCATTGGGTGCAGTTGATGTAGGGATAGGCGTATCGTCTGTTTCCGGGATCGAGTAATTCACGAATACATGCCTCACACACGGTGAGATCAGGGGAAATACGGGCGAATTTCGTTTGGGAGTAACGGCTTTCCCTGATCGTGAACCCTGAGAAATGACGACTATTCTTGCGGGCGGAAACTTCGATCGTATCGATGACCGCCTGAAGGGGACGATCCGTTTCGATCGCACGGATAAACTCATCGACATTGTCCCCGCTGCCGCAGGCAATAATCTCGACACCATGGGGATTGTTCTGTATATAACCGCCTATTCCCATTTTTCCGGCGAGATTGAAGACAAAGGGTCTGAATCCCACGCCCTGAACAATGCCTTTTATCAATACTTTCACCGTTTTTTTATCGTTCATAATGACCCGGCATTAATATACCGATTTTTTATCCATAATGAAAGGGGTTGGCGGTAATGGCTGAGGCGTATAAAATGTAATTAATTCTTGCAACCCGCACACAATACGACTATCATTAACTATGTGAATAGATTATTACGTATAATATCCATCATATTGTTGGCAATCCTGCCATGCATTGCCGGTTTTCCCATGGCAAAGACAGAATATGAAATTACCGATACCCTCACCCTCGATGACGGGGAAAACGGAAAGGATGTCAACAATCTGGGCGGCCCATGCGGTCCCTATTCGGATGCGATGCAGTTACCCGATAAGGGAAAATCAACGATCACCTTCGATCGTCACTATTCACCGGGACATGATTCCGGACACTGTCTTTATTTCACCTACGACCTTAAGCCGGGTTTTTCAACACCGTATGCGGGATTCATGTGGAGTCTGCAGCCCGGTTATGCATCAATGGATGTAAGCGGATATTCGGGGATACGGTTTTATGCACGGGGAAGCGGAGCGTTCCGGGTTCATTTTGGAACGGATGAAACACGCAAGGAATTCAACCACTTCGGCTCGCGGCCGGTCACCCTCACCGGCGACTGGCTGCCGTATTCGATATCCTTTTCTGAGCTGCATCAGCGGTGGGGAACAAAGAAAAGTTGGAACAGTGAAGCGGTTTATTCTTTCGAGATACATCTCGATAGTACTATCACGAAATCCGGAGAAATATATATCGACACAATCGAGTTCTATAAGGCGGTCAAAAAGGAGAAAGCCCTCCATATCGGTCCGGATAACGGAACCGGCATCTTTCGGACGGGACACAGAAAGACAGTCGATTACCTTTCCGTCTTGTGCCGGGCCCATATGGATATACCGGTAAGCGAACACAGGTCCGTCGTCACTTCGGGAAACTCCTTCCTGGCTGAGGGAATCTATAATATCGTCTTTCCTCAGGCGGTGATCGGTTTCGGTGGAACCCTGCAAAGCAGTGTGCTTTCAGGAAGGCTTAATCTAGCGGAAACAATGACGACCTATGTCATGGCCGTTGCAGCCTCGGCAAGGATTCTTACCAATTTCAATGCACCGCTTTTTGCCGGTGCGGAAATCGGTGCCGGGGGCGGCATCATGTTTTTCGGCGCCCCGGAATCGGCGGAGGTCCCTGCGATACGTCCGTTTCCGGTTGTTTATCTCGATACATCCGTCGGATCATATTTCGGTCCGTCCGTGTCGTTCGCCCTCTGTTTCCAGGCAACATTCCTTTATGAAGGCGAGGCTTTTTACGCCGGCCTTTCGCCCGGCCTTGCCTTTGAAATAGGATTGTAATCCGGATAATGCAGGAATATACTAACAACCGGTTGCCTCAACTAGCAGAAGGAGGTGGAGAAAGCCCAGTGAAAAAACATATCCGGTGAGGTGCTCATGCGAGGAAGACGATTTTCTTTCGCACGTTTGAAATCAGGGTCATGGTGTGGTAGATTCTGAAGCAGTAACAATTAATAAAGGAGTACCACCTGATATGAAGCTTTGTATTGTCATTGTCCTGTTATTTCAATCATTTTTTTTATACTGCGATTTTCCCGAAGGTATCGACGAAAACAGGCTGGCAGGATTGTTTTCTGTCGCTGTTATGGGAATATGTAATGAGGATCCGAGTGTCCCGGAACCGTTCTATACCGATATATCCGATCATCTTCTGCATGGAATCGAACGGCTCGGCCGTTTCAAGACAAAATCATATATGTCCTTGACACTTTCCCCTTCCCGTATTCCACTCCTGTGTGCGTATATGAAGAATAAACGGCTTGCGGAAGCAGTATCCCGGTGCAATGGAGATCACGTTTCGGAAAAGAAAGGCGACGGGCGGGACTTTTTCGAGACAGTGAAAGAGATGTCGATCCGGGAAATAAGGGAAACATTTGGTGAAGAGGTTGCCGGTCTCCTCGAGAAGGCAAGGGGGGGTGATCGGGACATCACCGATAACGGGGAGCGAATGCCGGGTGATGAATATGAAAGACTTTTTTACGAGTTTCCCGAACAAATGTGTGAGACCATCATGAAAGAACAATACCTTTTGATTCCGCACGTCGGAGGGTTTTCAACCGAATCGAATATGTCAAGGGAAAAAAACAAAATACTTGATGAAGACGAAGAAGGAAACAAAAAAAGGATCTTTCAAACGATGATCACCTTGCGCTCGACATCACAATTTACGGTGACGGTATTCATTCTCGATACGCGAAAAGGTGAGGTCGTTATGAAAGATACTCGTCTCATTGAATACACGAATGAGATTTCGCGGGATTTCAGGCGGGAAGCAGGTGAAGATCGCGGTGATAAAGCGGGAAGCCCACTCGGTAATATATTAAAGAACCTGCTTGATATCGATGATGATGAGGATGCGGAAGACAAGCAGGAACGGGAAATTCGAAGGGAATTGCGTTCGAAGAAAAATATCCTTGAAGCGGAAACGCGAAGCGGTGCGGCGGTGGCTTGCGGTACATATCTTTATACCCTCCTTTCAACAGCGTCTGTCTTTCATATCGATACCACGATCGTGAAGGCAGCGGGTGGTATAGTGTACCTCAACAAAGGACGCAAGTGGGATATCGGTGAGGGGGATGAGTTTTTGATCGGCGGCGGTACGGTGGATGAGGTCTTTATACGCGTGAAAAAATCGGAACCAATGTATTCAATAGGACAGGTGATCTGGGGAAAAATGGATGAAAATGCGGTCGCGACACCATGCAACAGGGCGCATGTGAATATTGAAGGGCGCGCGGGGATGTATACAGTCGAAGGTCTCGATGTTTACAGCGCTTGCTCCCTTTATTATGCAACCGGCGGCGATTTTCCGTATAAAAGGGAGTATCAGGTATGGCCTTATTTTTCACTCTGGCTTGATGTTGAAATCGGTTATTCTTTTATCGTTGCCCTTGATTTCGGGGGAGGATTTTCACCGTATGAAAAAAATACATGGTTTATCGACGGGACGACGGGATTGGGATTACGGTTTTTTCTGGGCAGAGTGACACTCGAAGCATATACTTTGGCCGGGGCAATGATATTTTTTAACGAACGGCAGTACTCCTCATTAAATGCGGCCTCACTCGGCCTTTCCCCGCCCGGTTCCGACGATATCCTTTTGACGATGACATCACTCAACTGCTTCGTCAAACCGACCATCGGGGCAAGCTACATGTTTTCACCGTTTCTGTCCATGAACCTCAAAGCGGATTACCGCTATAATTTTTATAACGGCTTTCTTTCCGTGGAGAGAAAAGAAGTCTCTGCCG
Above is a genomic segment from Spirochaetales bacterium containing:
- a CDS encoding HypC/HybG/HupF family hydrogenase formation chaperone; this encodes MCLAIPMKLIEKKNNAGRVSAGNVMYDVNLALVPEAVIGDYLIIHAGFAIERLDRAEAKKTLDLFREIDEISSGDSDSGPKVSEA
- the hypF gene encoding carbamoyltransferase HypF; protein product: MNDKKTVKVLIKGIVQGVGFRPFVFNLAGKMGIGGYIQNNPHGVEIIACGSGDNVDEFIRAIETDRPLQAVIDTIEVSARKNSRHFSGFTIRESRYSQTKFARISPDLTVCEACIRELLDPGNRRYAYPYINCTQCGPRYTITADIPYDRARTTMAPFTMCPECASEYRDPSNRRFHAQPNACHACGPHLALTDNCGHVLLSPSRGKDYEIFFSHLASLLEEGRIIAIKGIGGYHLACDAGNEAAVTELRKRKFRQDKPFAVMVSDLEQTAAYAVLSPEEGMRMSKQDRPILLLERKSGTRLARQIAPASRLIGIMLPYTPIHHLLFRYFSAPLVMTSANISEEPIAHTNEDAFLRLSDIADYFVTGNRDILIRCDDSVIRLWRGNDYPFRRSRGAVPTPLRINGYFNPHVLAVGAEQKNTICFGKENQAIISHHIGDLIETRTYASFLQAIGHLKAMFDCTPGIVAHDLHPSYISTAFVRNPPLEFAYLTGIPRIAVQHHHAHIASCMADNEITGNVIGIALDGTGFGADETIWGGEVLVADEKAYERVASFEAIPLPGGEAAIKRPWRMALSYLYAVFGDECLGHLPSSWKTIPEQEIGIALWQIKEGVNSLPTSSCGRLFDGIAALTGVRLLARYEGQGAVELEQRIGNGDTPAYPFPIVEKNGFFILSWGECITRVAEDIAHKKPVSGIAAAFHNGLVELLYGICTIVSEKTGLRRVALSGGCFMNMYLLQKTLDVLEAGGFRVYNHSRVPCNDGGISLGQAVIANNITRE